The Acidobacteriota bacterium genome includes a region encoding these proteins:
- a CDS encoding FAD-binding oxidoreductase, with translation MKHTADAVIVGGGCMGASVAWHLAQQGMTDVVLVEREAQLAAGSTGKNAGGVRHQFSHPANIDLSIESIAMMARFEEVVGTPIDFHQDGYLFLLSKAAHVATFLKNIQLQKSRGVDVQWLSPSEAQALAPGLDVTGVKGATFCAADGVADPNGVTVGFARGAQARGVEIVRDTEVTGIRLDQNRVAEVQTSRGQIATPLVVNAAGPWAKSIGRMCGVDVPVEPERRHIFIASPPAGGSWDDAGNAGRVPKNKLLVIDFDSTFYFHREGGGLLFGMGDPDEQPGFDITVRWDFLPKVIEVAMQRLPALADAAVSHAWAGLYEMTPDHNPIIGPSSDVEGFYTIAGFSGHGFQHAPAAGRILADLMTGRDPQFDLSPFTLDRFSRRLAAGEANVV, from the coding sequence ATGAAACACACGGCAGACGCAGTCATCGTCGGTGGCGGGTGCATGGGCGCCAGCGTCGCCTGGCACCTCGCCCAACAGGGCATGACCGACGTCGTCCTGGTCGAGCGCGAGGCGCAACTCGCCGCCGGATCCACCGGCAAGAACGCCGGCGGCGTTCGCCACCAGTTCTCCCATCCGGCCAACATCGACCTGTCGATCGAGTCGATTGCAATGATGGCGCGATTCGAAGAGGTGGTTGGTACGCCGATCGATTTCCACCAGGACGGCTATCTCTTCCTGCTGTCGAAGGCCGCGCACGTGGCCACCTTCCTCAAGAACATCCAGCTGCAGAAGTCGCGCGGGGTTGACGTCCAGTGGCTCTCCCCTTCAGAGGCGCAGGCGCTGGCGCCCGGGCTCGACGTGACCGGCGTGAAGGGCGCCACGTTCTGCGCGGCCGATGGCGTGGCCGACCCCAACGGCGTCACCGTGGGCTTTGCCAGGGGCGCACAGGCCAGGGGCGTGGAGATTGTCCGCGACACCGAGGTCACCGGGATTCGCCTCGACCAGAATCGGGTCGCCGAGGTGCAAACCTCGCGCGGCCAGATCGCCACGCCGCTGGTCGTGAACGCGGCCGGTCCGTGGGCCAAGTCGATTGGCCGCATGTGCGGCGTCGACGTCCCCGTCGAGCCTGAACGCCGCCACATCTTCATCGCCTCGCCCCCCGCCGGCGGCTCGTGGGACGATGCCGGGAACGCGGGCCGGGTGCCAAAGAACAAGCTGCTCGTGATCGACTTCGACAGCACCTTCTATTTCCACCGCGAAGGCGGCGGGCTGCTGTTCGGCATGGGCGATCCGGACGAGCAACCCGGGTTCGACATCACCGTGCGCTGGGACTTCCTGCCCAAAGTGATCGAGGTGGCTATGCAGCGGCTGCCGGCGCTGGCCGACGCCGCCGTGTCACACGCCTGGGCCGGGCTGTACGAGATGACGCCCGACCACAATCCGATCATCGGGCCATCGAGCGACGTCGAAGGCTTCTACACCATCGCCGGCTTCAGCGGCCACGGCTTCCAGCACGCGCCAGCGGCCGGCCGCATTTTGGCCGACCTGATGACCGGCCGGGATCCCCAGTTCGATCTCTCGCCCTTCACGCTCGATCGCTTCAGCCGGCGCCTCGCCGCCGGAGAGGCCAACGTCGTCTAA
- a CDS encoding cyanophycinase has product MKFILIVLLLAVSSLSAQTVGPEKGSLVIVGGAMQDPTIVQRFIDLAGGPDAPIVIIPTAGDADDYDQYWSGLKLWRQNGATNLTVVHTRDRKVAETEAFVKPIRAARGVFLAGGRQWRLADAYLDTLTHKALADVLTRGGVLGGSSAGASMLASFMVRGDTKSNEQMIGDHTVGFGFLKNAAVDQHLLRRNRQFDMLEVIDKHPELLGIGLDEDTAIVVDGDRFDVIGQSYAVIYSNTPVAGATGRFFFMGAGDRFDMKTRAATRQGTEWRPLQGVRPPK; this is encoded by the coding sequence TCTGGTTATCGTCGGCGGCGCCATGCAGGACCCCACCATTGTCCAGCGATTCATCGACCTGGCGGGCGGACCCGACGCGCCGATCGTGATCATCCCCACCGCCGGCGATGCAGACGACTACGACCAGTACTGGTCGGGCCTGAAGCTGTGGCGCCAAAACGGGGCGACCAACCTCACCGTGGTCCACACGCGTGACCGGAAGGTGGCGGAGACCGAAGCGTTCGTGAAGCCGATTCGCGCGGCGCGCGGGGTGTTCCTGGCCGGCGGGCGGCAGTGGCGGCTGGCCGATGCGTACCTGGACACGCTGACCCACAAGGCGCTGGCCGACGTGCTGACGCGTGGCGGCGTGCTCGGCGGTTCGTCTGCCGGCGCGTCGATGCTGGCGTCGTTCATGGTCCGCGGCGACACCAAGAGCAACGAGCAGATGATTGGCGACCACACGGTGGGCTTCGGCTTCCTCAAGAACGCCGCGGTCGATCAGCACCTGTTGAGGCGCAACCGCCAGTTCGACATGCTCGAGGTGATCGACAAGCACCCGGAACTGCTCGGCATCGGCCTCGATGAAGACACCGCGATCGTCGTCGACGGCGACCGGTTCGACGTGATCGGCCAGAGCTACGCCGTGATCTACAGCAATACCCCGGTGGCCGGCGCGACGGGCCGCTTCTTCTTCATGGGCGCGGGCGATCGGTTTGACATGAAGACCCGTGCAGCCACCAGGCAAGGCACCGAGTGGCGGCCGCTGCAGGGCGTGCGGCCGCCCAAATAG
- a CDS encoding amidohydrolase family protein — protein sequence MRTIIAVILVAAGVSVVAQQGQEITLRARTVIDGKGQTLRNTVVTVRDGKIVRVGSAAGPVTHDLGTLTLMPGFIDTHVHIGWHFDAKGRYHSGPEPPAQAALYGAENAFVTLMAGFTTVQSVGSLSDRPVRDAIARGVLPGPRILSSLGQVSNPKMTPDDIRADIRKKKADGADLIKIFASASIRDGGVATLSQEQLDAACGEARAQGLRSMVHAHSPESMMRAAKARCSVVEHGGLASAEALRALADAGVYFDPNIGLVTQNYLENKSRFLGVGNYTEEGFAAMAKALESKDAMFSAALKTPGLKMVMGTDAVAGAHGQNAREAIERVKSGQRAMATVISMTSLAAESMGLEGITGSVTTGLAADLVAVDGDPLTDITALQRVRFVMKDGKIYKK from the coding sequence ATGCGAACCATCATCGCTGTCATTTTGGTCGCCGCCGGCGTCTCGGTGGTCGCGCAGCAGGGGCAGGAGATCACCTTGCGGGCGCGGACGGTCATCGACGGCAAAGGGCAGACTCTCCGCAACACCGTCGTCACCGTGCGCGACGGCAAGATCGTTCGCGTCGGCAGCGCGGCCGGGCCGGTGACGCACGACCTGGGCACGCTGACGCTGATGCCCGGCTTCATCGACACGCACGTCCACATCGGCTGGCACTTTGACGCCAAGGGCCGGTACCACAGCGGGCCCGAGCCGCCGGCGCAAGCCGCGCTCTACGGCGCCGAGAACGCGTTTGTCACCCTGATGGCCGGCTTCACGACCGTCCAGAGTGTCGGCTCGCTGTCGGATAGGCCGGTGCGCGATGCGATCGCCCGCGGCGTCCTGCCGGGGCCGCGCATCCTGTCGTCGCTCGGCCAGGTCTCGAATCCCAAGATGACACCGGACGACATCCGCGCCGACATCAGGAAGAAGAAGGCCGACGGCGCCGACCTGATCAAGATCTTCGCATCCGCCAGCATCCGCGACGGCGGGGTGGCCACGCTGTCGCAGGAGCAGCTGGACGCCGCCTGCGGCGAAGCGCGGGCGCAGGGCCTGCGCAGCATGGTGCATGCGCACAGCCCGGAATCGATGATGCGCGCGGCCAAGGCGCGCTGCTCGGTGGTCGAGCACGGCGGCCTGGCGAGCGCGGAGGCCTTACGGGCGCTGGCCGATGCCGGCGTCTACTTCGACCCCAACATCGGCCTGGTGACCCAGAACTATCTCGAGAACAAGTCCCGCTTTCTCGGCGTGGGCAACTACACCGAGGAAGGGTTTGCCGCCATGGCCAAGGCGCTCGAGTCGAAGGACGCGATGTTCAGCGCGGCGCTCAAGACCCCGGGATTGAAGATGGTGATGGGCACCGATGCGGTGGCCGGCGCCCACGGCCAGAACGCGCGCGAGGCCATCGAGCGGGTGAAGTCGGGCCAGCGGGCCATGGCAACGGTGATCAGCATGACCTCGCTCGCGGCCGAGTCGATGGGCCTCGAGGGCATTACCGGCTCGGTCACCACCGGACTGGCCGCCGACCTCGTCGCCGTCGATGGTGACCCACTGACTGATATCACCGCCCTGCAGCGCGTGCGCTTCGTCATGAAAGACGGAAAGATCTACAAGAAGTAG
- the katG gene encoding catalase/peroxidase HPI, protein MSTESKCPINHAGGGSRSNRDWWPNQLNLKVLHQQSPLSDPMGEGFNYAEEFKSLDLAAVKKDLLAVMTNSQSWWPADFGHYGPLFIRMAWHSAGTYRIGDGRGGAGAGQQRFAPLNSWPDNVNLDKARRLIWPIKQKYGRKLSWADLMILTGNVALESMGFKTFGFAGGRADVWEPEEDIYWGPEGKWLADERYSGDRDLSNPLAAVQMGLIYVNPEGPNGNPDPLAAARDIRETFARMAMNDEETVALIAGGHTFGKTHGAGDAKHVGPEPEAAAIEEQGFGWTSSFGTGKGGDTISSGLEVTWTNTPTKWGNNFFETLFGFEWELTKSPAGAHQWIAKNGAGAGTVPDAHDPAKRHAPTMLTTDLSLRVDPAYEKISRRFLANPDQFADAFARAWFKLTHRDMGPRARYLGPEVPAEELIWQDPVPAVDHKLIDAKDIADLKSKILGSGLAVSQLVATAWASASTFRVGDKRGGANGARIRLAPQKDWAVNQPAQLAKVLSTLEGIQQAFNASAGGGKKVSLADLIVLGGCAAIEQAAKKGGQDVAVPFAPGRTDASQAQTDVESFKPLEPIADGFRNYFGGTSRLTAEEMLVDRAQRLTLTAPEMTVLVGGLRVLGANEGQSAHGVFTKRPETLTNDFFVNLLDMGTEWKAASDVFEGRDRATGSVKWTGTRVDLIFGSHAQLRALAEVYGSADAQEKFVREFVAAWNKVMNLDRFDLA, encoded by the coding sequence ATGTCAACCGAATCGAAATGCCCGATCAACCACGCCGGCGGCGGCAGCAGGTCGAACCGCGATTGGTGGCCCAACCAGTTGAACCTGAAGGTGTTGCACCAGCAGTCGCCCCTGTCGGACCCGATGGGCGAAGGCTTCAACTACGCCGAGGAATTCAAGAGTCTCGACCTGGCGGCCGTGAAGAAGGACCTGCTCGCGGTGATGACCAACTCGCAGAGCTGGTGGCCGGCCGACTTCGGCCATTACGGTCCGTTGTTCATTCGCATGGCCTGGCACAGCGCCGGCACCTATCGCATCGGCGATGGCCGCGGCGGCGCCGGCGCCGGCCAGCAGCGGTTCGCGCCGCTCAACAGCTGGCCCGACAACGTCAACCTCGACAAGGCGCGCCGGCTGATCTGGCCGATCAAGCAGAAGTACGGCCGCAAGCTCTCCTGGGCCGACCTGATGATCCTGACCGGCAACGTCGCCCTCGAGTCGATGGGCTTCAAGACGTTCGGCTTCGCCGGAGGGCGCGCCGATGTGTGGGAACCCGAAGAGGACATCTACTGGGGCCCCGAGGGCAAGTGGCTGGCGGACGAACGCTACAGCGGCGACCGTGACCTGTCCAATCCGCTGGCGGCCGTGCAGATGGGCCTGATCTACGTGAATCCGGAAGGCCCCAACGGCAATCCTGATCCGCTCGCCGCCGCCCGGGACATCCGCGAGACCTTCGCGCGCATGGCGATGAACGACGAAGAGACCGTGGCGCTGATTGCCGGCGGCCACACTTTCGGCAAGACCCATGGCGCCGGCGATGCCAAGCACGTCGGCCCCGAGCCTGAAGCCGCCGCGATCGAGGAACAGGGCTTTGGCTGGACGAGCAGCTTCGGCACCGGCAAAGGCGGCGACACCATCAGCAGCGGCCTCGAAGTCACCTGGACCAACACGCCGACCAAGTGGGGCAACAACTTCTTCGAGACCCTGTTCGGCTTCGAATGGGAGCTGACGAAGAGCCCCGCCGGCGCGCACCAGTGGATCGCCAAGAACGGTGCCGGCGCAGGTACCGTTCCCGATGCCCACGATCCGGCCAAGCGGCACGCGCCGACCATGCTGACCACGGACCTGTCGCTCCGCGTCGATCCGGCCTACGAGAAGATCTCGCGGCGCTTCCTCGCGAATCCGGATCAGTTCGCCGACGCGTTTGCGCGCGCCTGGTTCAAGCTGACACACCGCGACATGGGCCCCCGCGCCCGCTATCTCGGACCGGAAGTCCCGGCCGAGGAACTGATCTGGCAGGACCCGGTCCCCGCGGTCGATCACAAGCTGATCGATGCGAAGGACATTGCCGACCTCAAGAGCAAGATCCTCGGGTCGGGCCTGGCCGTGTCCCAGCTGGTGGCGACCGCGTGGGCATCGGCATCCACCTTCCGCGTCGGCGACAAGCGCGGCGGGGCCAACGGCGCCCGCATTCGCCTGGCGCCGCAGAAAGACTGGGCGGTCAACCAGCCGGCCCAACTCGCGAAGGTGCTCAGCACCCTCGAGGGCATCCAGCAGGCGTTTAACGCGTCGGCCGGCGGCGGCAAGAAGGTGTCACTCGCCGACCTGATCGTCCTGGGCGGCTGCGCCGCGATCGAACAGGCCGCCAAGAAGGGCGGGCAGGACGTGGCGGTGCCGTTCGCGCCGGGCCGCACCGACGCGTCGCAGGCGCAGACTGACGTGGAGTCGTTCAAGCCCCTCGAGCCCATCGCTGATGGCTTCCGCAACTACTTCGGCGGGACATCACGGCTGACCGCGGAAGAGATGCTGGTGGACCGGGCGCAGCGCCTGACGTTGACCGCGCCCGAGATGACGGTGCTCGTCGGCGGCCTGCGCGTGCTCGGCGCCAACGAGGGCCAGTCGGCGCACGGCGTCTTCACCAAGCGGCCCGAAACGCTGACGAACGACTTCTTCGTCAACCTGCTCGACATGGGCACGGAGTGGAAGGCCGCGTCGGACGTGTTCGAAGGCCGCGATCGCGCGACCGGTTCGGTCAAGTGGACCGGCACGCGCGTCGATCTCATCTTCGGTTCCCACGCACAGCTCCGGGCACTGGCCGAGGTGTATGGCAGCGCGGACGCGCAGGAGAAGTTCGTCCGCGAGTTCGTGGCGGCCTGGAACAAGGTGATGAACCTCGATCGTTTCGATCTCGCGTAA
- a CDS encoding amidohydrolase family protein — MKHTIMAAVIAATAVTLSLAQAPAVTVFEDARVIVGDGRTIDHATFVVQGDRLTQVGAAATVTAPAGATRVSLAGKTVMPAIVDTHVHTSTTAPELVTDLQQRARFGVGAALSMGLDGTDAPFAQRAQATPGLARLFLAGRGITAPEKGRSEVPYWITTEAEARKAVQEQAAKQVDLIKIWVDDRDGKFPKLTPALYGAVIDEAHKHQLRVAAHIFSLEDAKGLLRAGVDAFAHGIRDRDIDDETVALFKARPNVVLIPNLPDRGVAVDYSWLRGRIPDGQLQKIQGASTDRPQAQQSFAIQARNLAKLSAAGVTIALGTDGNTPWAPHVEMADMVASGMTPSQVIVAATRNGAAFVRLANTGIITAGASADFIVLDADPLVDITHTRKISAVYLRGGLVAH; from the coding sequence ATGAAGCACACAATCATGGCGGCGGTCATCGCGGCTACCGCCGTCACCCTCTCGCTGGCGCAGGCGCCGGCTGTCACCGTCTTCGAGGACGCGCGCGTGATTGTTGGCGATGGCCGGACCATCGACCACGCCACCTTCGTGGTGCAGGGCGATCGCCTGACGCAGGTCGGCGCCGCAGCCACCGTCACGGCACCAGCCGGCGCCACGCGCGTCAGCCTCGCCGGCAAGACGGTGATGCCGGCCATTGTCGATACGCATGTCCACACCAGCACGACCGCGCCGGAACTGGTGACCGATCTGCAGCAGCGGGCGCGGTTTGGCGTGGGCGCGGCGCTCAGCATGGGCCTTGATGGCACCGACGCGCCGTTCGCGCAGCGCGCGCAGGCCACGCCGGGACTGGCCCGCCTGTTCCTCGCCGGCCGCGGCATTACCGCACCCGAGAAGGGGCGTTCCGAGGTGCCCTACTGGATCACGACCGAGGCCGAGGCCCGCAAGGCCGTGCAGGAGCAGGCCGCGAAGCAGGTCGACCTGATCAAGATCTGGGTGGACGATCGCGACGGCAAGTTCCCGAAGCTGACGCCGGCCCTGTACGGGGCGGTGATCGACGAGGCGCACAAGCACCAACTGCGGGTGGCGGCGCACATCTTCTCGCTCGAGGATGCCAAGGGCCTGCTGCGGGCCGGGGTCGACGCGTTTGCGCACGGCATTCGCGATCGCGACATCGATGACGAAACGGTCGCGCTGTTCAAGGCGCGGCCGAATGTCGTGCTGATCCCCAACCTGCCGGATCGCGGCGTCGCGGTCGATTACAGCTGGCTGCGCGGCCGCATTCCGGACGGGCAGCTCCAGAAGATCCAGGGCGCCTCGACCGATCGGCCGCAGGCCCAGCAGTCGTTCGCCATCCAGGCCCGCAACCTGGCGAAGCTGTCGGCCGCGGGCGTGACCATCGCGCTCGGCACCGACGGCAATACGCCGTGGGCGCCGCACGTCGAGATGGCCGACATGGTGGCGTCGGGCATGACGCCGTCACAGGTAATTGTCGCGGCCACCAGGAACGGCGCGGCGTTCGTCCGGCTGGCGAACACCGGTATTATCACCGCCGGCGCCAGCGCCGACTTCATCGTCCTCGACGCCGACCCCCTGGTTGACATCACCCATACCCGAAAGATCTCGGCGGTCTACCTCCGCGGCGGCCTGGTGGCGCACTAG